One window of Streptomyces sp. FIT100 genomic DNA carries:
- a CDS encoding GntR family transcriptional regulator: protein MTGARRRPVVVLYERIADAVHDGTYPPGSTLPSEPRLAAELGVSRPALREALLLLQEDGLLTVRRGVGRTVNDTPPQRGFEHLQPLEEQLSAGAPLRVRALRRAVEEPTDFTTQHLLAPARAELRFWESLFAGDDAAALSQEWAAPDDVLEQAHPEFAAALRDAGRADRTSMLAVLTGASRGLPLTARSGVTATLLGQRRGAQLGRAADTPAVLVTQVVRAGDVPVLAAKHMLPTGAPALPVLQST from the coding sequence ATGACCGGTGCGCGCCGCAGGCCGGTGGTCGTGCTGTACGAGCGGATCGCCGACGCCGTCCACGACGGCACCTATCCGCCGGGCTCCACGCTGCCCTCCGAGCCCCGGCTCGCCGCCGAGCTCGGCGTGAGCAGGCCCGCGCTGCGCGAGGCGCTGCTGCTGCTCCAGGAGGACGGGCTGCTCACGGTGCGCCGGGGCGTCGGCAGGACCGTCAACGACACTCCGCCGCAACGGGGGTTCGAGCACCTCCAACCACTGGAGGAGCAGCTCTCCGCCGGTGCCCCGCTGCGGGTGCGGGCGCTTCGGCGGGCCGTCGAGGAGCCGACCGACTTCACCACCCAGCATCTGCTGGCGCCCGCGCGGGCGGAGCTGCGGTTCTGGGAGTCCCTGTTCGCCGGCGACGACGCGGCGGCGCTCAGCCAGGAGTGGGCGGCGCCGGACGACGTCCTGGAGCAGGCGCACCCCGAGTTCGCGGCGGCCCTGCGGGACGCGGGGCGCGCCGACCGCACCTCGATGCTGGCCGTGCTGACCGGCGCCTCGCGCGGGCTGCCCCTGACGGCGCGCTCCGGGGTGACAGCGACGCTGCTCGGGCAGCGTCGGGGCGCGCAGCTGGGGCGGGCGGCGGACACGCCCGCGGTGCTGGTCACGCAGGTGGTACGAGCGGGCGACGTGCCGGTCCTGGCGGCGAAGCACATGCTCCCGACGGGCGCGCCGGCCCTGCCGGTGCTCCAGTCGACCTAG
- a CDS encoding arginase family protein produces MRNIVIIDAPSNLGLRPPAPGTVPGCHKLAGALREQRIVQRLGAFEGGVVVPPRYDRGDWQEGDGVFNAAAIASYSRKLADRIEHHVRAGDFPLVLGGDCSIQLGASLALRRTGRYGLVAVDASADFRHPGNSDGVGAAGGEELALATGRGQADLTDIEGLRPYLRDEDVRLFGIRDGDPDREELAALKIPNVTVGELRQWGAADLAAAVVQTFEVSAVDGFWVHLDADVLDPSVMPAVDSPDPDGLLPDELLPLLRTLVRSDRCAGLNVTIYDPDLDPDGTVGALLTDLVVAAFTED; encoded by the coding sequence ATGCGGAACATCGTGATCATCGACGCCCCCTCCAACCTGGGCCTGCGGCCGCCCGCCCCCGGCACCGTCCCCGGCTGCCACAAGCTCGCCGGAGCCCTGCGCGAGCAGCGGATCGTCCAGCGCCTCGGGGCTTTCGAGGGCGGCGTCGTCGTCCCGCCCCGCTATGACCGGGGCGACTGGCAGGAGGGCGACGGGGTGTTCAACGCCGCCGCCATCGCCTCGTACTCCCGGAAGCTCGCCGACCGTATCGAGCACCACGTGCGCGCCGGGGACTTCCCGCTCGTCCTCGGCGGGGACTGCTCGATCCAGCTCGGCGCCTCCCTCGCGCTGCGCCGCACCGGCCGCTACGGACTCGTCGCCGTCGACGCGTCCGCCGACTTCCGCCACCCCGGCAACTCCGACGGCGTCGGCGCGGCCGGCGGCGAGGAGCTGGCCCTCGCCACGGGGCGCGGCCAGGCGGATCTCACGGACATCGAGGGACTGCGCCCGTATCTGCGCGACGAGGACGTACGGCTCTTCGGCATCCGGGACGGCGACCCGGACCGCGAGGAGCTGGCCGCGCTCAAGATCCCCAACGTGACGGTCGGGGAACTGAGGCAGTGGGGCGCCGCCGACCTCGCCGCCGCCGTCGTCCAGACCTTCGAGGTGTCCGCCGTCGACGGCTTCTGGGTGCATCTCGACGCGGACGTACTCGACCCGTCCGTCATGCCCGCCGTCGACAGCCCCGACCCGGACGGGCTGCTGCCGGACGAACTGCTGCCGCTGCTGCGGACCCTGGTGCGCTCCGATCGCTGCGCCGGCCTCAACGTCACGATCTACGACCCCGATCTGGACCCGGACGGCACCGTCGGCGCCCTGCTCACCGACCTGGTCGTGGCGGCCTTTACCGAAGACTGA
- a CDS encoding DUF5107 domain-containing protein: protein MATTVRRTVLTLPAAPLGPGNPLPALRPVGGVHALDERAKDALPRDMARQIGYEPLRTVLPTRLRDGYDRRRTATDLDAIVIENDRLRATVLPGLGGRIHSLHHKPTGRELLYANPVLQPANFALNGAWFSGGIEWNIGATGHTTLACEPLHAAVVPGPDGTDMVRLWEWERLRDLPFQVDLWLPDGSDFLHVGVRIRNPHERPAPVYWWSNIAVPEDERSRVIAPADAAWHFGYEHALRKVAVPEHEGIDRTYPTRGAYAADYFYDVPRDARKWIASLDEHGHGLVQTSTDLLGGRKLFLWGTGRGGRRWQEWLTEPGTPGYAEIQAGLARTQLEHVRLDAGEEFSWLEVYGPLSADPAAVHGEDWAAARAETSGRLEAVLPRADVDAAYEAWRRCADIEPAEVLAGGSGWGALEVLRTGAKLPGTPFDETTLGDEQAPWLELLRTGVLPTPRRVVPPGPTLVAPHWRDMLETAPAEPLTEYHLGVAQWHAGDHAQAVRSWERGLHLAPSRWPLLRCLAVAELAAAGHSGGHPAPQAAARAAELYLEAFDDLCAERRDDGESWTAATAALARETVEALLAAGRAGAARGVLDRLWPAVRGRGRFRLLEARLLVAEGDCAAARAVFDGGFEVADLREGDETLGEVWAALTDGEPLPDRYDFRMRPPRA from the coding sequence GTGGCCACGACCGTGCGACGTACCGTACTGACCCTCCCCGCGGCCCCGTTGGGGCCCGGCAACCCGCTGCCCGCGCTCCGCCCCGTCGGCGGGGTCCACGCGCTCGACGAGCGCGCCAAGGACGCACTGCCCCGCGACATGGCCCGGCAGATCGGCTACGAGCCGCTGCGCACCGTGCTCCCCACCCGACTGCGCGACGGCTACGACCGGCGGCGCACGGCCACGGACCTCGACGCGATCGTCATCGAGAACGACCGGCTGCGGGCCACCGTCCTGCCCGGGCTCGGCGGCCGGATCCACTCCCTGCACCACAAGCCCACCGGCCGCGAACTCCTCTACGCCAACCCCGTGCTCCAGCCCGCCAACTTCGCCCTCAACGGCGCCTGGTTCTCCGGCGGGATCGAGTGGAACATCGGCGCCACCGGCCACACCACCCTCGCGTGCGAGCCGCTGCACGCGGCCGTCGTCCCCGGCCCCGACGGCACCGACATGGTCCGGCTGTGGGAGTGGGAGCGGCTGCGCGACCTGCCCTTCCAGGTCGATCTCTGGCTGCCCGACGGCTCCGACTTCCTCCATGTCGGGGTGCGGATCCGCAACCCGCACGAGCGGCCCGCGCCGGTCTACTGGTGGTCCAACATCGCCGTCCCCGAGGACGAACGGAGCCGGGTCATCGCCCCGGCCGATGCGGCCTGGCACTTCGGCTACGAACACGCCCTGCGCAAGGTCGCCGTGCCCGAGCACGAAGGCATCGACCGCACCTACCCGACGCGCGGCGCGTACGCGGCCGACTACTTCTACGACGTACCGCGCGACGCCCGCAAGTGGATCGCCTCGCTCGACGAGCACGGGCACGGACTCGTCCAGACCTCCACCGACCTGCTCGGCGGGCGCAAGCTGTTCCTCTGGGGCACAGGCCGCGGCGGCCGGCGCTGGCAGGAGTGGCTGACCGAGCCCGGCACCCCCGGATACGCCGAGATCCAGGCCGGTCTCGCCCGCACCCAGCTGGAGCACGTACGGCTCGACGCGGGCGAGGAGTTCAGCTGGCTCGAGGTGTACGGGCCGCTGTCCGCCGACCCCGCGGCCGTGCACGGCGAGGACTGGGCCGCGGCCCGCGCCGAGACGTCCGGGCGGCTGGAAGCGGTCCTTCCGCGCGCGGACGTCGACGCGGCGTACGAGGCATGGCGGCGGTGCGCCGACATCGAGCCGGCCGAGGTCCTGGCGGGCGGTTCCGGCTGGGGCGCGCTCGAAGTGCTCCGCACCGGAGCCAAGTTGCCCGGCACACCCTTCGACGAGACGACGCTCGGCGACGAGCAGGCGCCGTGGCTGGAGCTGCTGCGCACCGGGGTGCTGCCGACGCCGCGCCGCGTCGTCCCGCCGGGGCCCACCCTGGTCGCCCCGCACTGGCGCGACATGCTGGAGACGGCCCCGGCCGAACCGCTCACCGAGTACCACCTCGGCGTCGCCCAGTGGCACGCGGGCGACCACGCCCAGGCTGTACGGAGCTGGGAGCGCGGGCTGCACCTCGCCCCCTCGCGCTGGCCGTTGCTGCGCTGCCTCGCCGTGGCCGAACTCGCCGCCGCCGGCCACTCGGGCGGCCACCCCGCGCCGCAGGCCGCCGCCCGCGCCGCCGAGCTGTACCTGGAGGCGTTCGACGACCTGTGCGCCGAGCGCCGCGACGACGGCGAGTCCTGGACCGCGGCGACGGCCGCCCTGGCCCGGGAGACCGTCGAGGCCCTGCTCGCGGCCGGCCGCGCCGGGGCCGCCCGCGGGGTCCTCGACCGGCTGTGGCCGGCCGTGCGCGGCCGCGGCCGCTTCCGGCTCCTGGAAGCCCGGCTCCTCGTCGCCGAGGGCGACTGCGCGGCCGCCCGGGCGGTCTTCGACGGGGGATTCGAGGTGGCGGACCTGCGCGAGGGCGACGAGACCCTGGGCGAGGTGTGGGCGGCGCTCACCGACGGCGAACCGCTTCCGGACCGCTACGACTTCCGGATGCGTCCGCCGCGCGCCTAG
- a CDS encoding VOC family protein: MEILGTTLRICVDDLETATAFYERLTGAPALRFERGGVSVAAVSCFLLMSGPESELEVLRKVAATIAVEDVDAAHAALTEGGAKVLAGPVPTPVGRNLIAVHPDGSVFEYVDRRAVV, encoded by the coding sequence ATGGAGATCCTCGGAACCACGCTGCGCATCTGCGTCGACGACCTGGAGACCGCGACGGCCTTCTACGAACGCCTCACCGGCGCCCCGGCGCTGCGCTTCGAGCGCGGGGGCGTGTCCGTCGCGGCGGTGAGCTGCTTCCTGCTGATGAGCGGCCCCGAGTCGGAACTCGAAGTGCTGCGCAAGGTCGCGGCGACCATCGCGGTGGAGGACGTGGACGCGGCGCACGCCGCCCTGACCGAGGGCGGCGCGAAGGTCCTCGCGGGACCCGTGCCGACCCCGGTGGGCCGCAACCTCATCGCCGTGCACCCGGACGGGTCGGTCTTCGAGTACGTCGACCGCAGGGCCGTGGTGTGA
- a CDS encoding class I SAM-dependent methyltransferase has product MPRETAVYTHGHHESVLRSHRWRSAANSAAYLLPELRRGTDLLDVGCGPGTITADLAALVAPGTVTAVDASAGILDEAREVAARRGADTIRFAIADVHRLDFPDASFDVVHAHQVLQHVGDPVRALGEMRRVCRPGGTVAVRDSDYAAFAWYPQVPGLDAWLELYRRVARANGGEPDAGRRLYSWARRAGFSDITATATSWCFATPDERAWWSGLWADRTTASAYARLAVDGGHATTGELTAIADAWREWGSRHDAWFMVPHGELLCRR; this is encoded by the coding sequence ATGCCCAGGGAGACCGCCGTCTACACCCACGGTCACCACGAGTCGGTCCTGCGCTCGCACCGCTGGCGGTCGGCCGCCAACTCCGCGGCGTACCTCCTGCCCGAACTGCGCCGCGGCACGGACCTCCTGGACGTCGGCTGCGGCCCCGGCACCATCACGGCCGATCTGGCCGCGCTGGTCGCGCCGGGGACGGTGACGGCGGTCGACGCCTCGGCCGGGATCCTCGACGAGGCCCGTGAGGTGGCGGCCCGGCGCGGTGCGGACACCATCCGCTTCGCGATCGCCGACGTCCACCGACTGGACTTCCCCGACGCCTCCTTCGACGTCGTCCACGCCCACCAGGTGCTCCAGCACGTCGGGGATCCGGTGCGGGCGCTCGGCGAGATGCGGCGCGTCTGCCGCCCCGGCGGGACCGTAGCCGTCCGCGACAGCGACTACGCGGCCTTCGCCTGGTATCCGCAGGTCCCGGGGCTCGACGCCTGGCTGGAGCTGTACCGCCGTGTGGCCCGGGCGAACGGCGGTGAGCCCGACGCCGGCCGCAGGCTGTACTCCTGGGCGCGCCGCGCGGGCTTCTCCGACATCACGGCGACCGCCACCAGCTGGTGTTTCGCCACGCCCGACGAGCGCGCCTGGTGGAGCGGGCTGTGGGCGGACCGTACGACGGCGTCGGCGTACGCGCGGCTGGCCGTCGACGGCGGCCATGCGACCACCGGGGAGCTGACCGCGATCGCGGATGCCTGGCGGGAGTGGGGCAGCAGGCACGACGCCTGGTTCATGGTCCCGCACGGCGAACTGCTCTGCCGGCGATAG
- a CDS encoding bifunctional phosphatase PAP2/diacylglycerol kinase family protein, translating to MSHSASHHARKTGPHSLAALVSDWDLRAFRAIATRHWPGADPLLPRLSRCADHGLLWFGTAAGIAMLGRGARARRAAVRGVASLALASATINTVGKRSVRRARPLLDAVPLMRQLRHQPFTTSFPSGHSASAAAFAAGVAMESRGWGAAVAPLAAAVALSRVYTGVHYPGDVLAGAALGVGAALAVRGLVPTRDQLPPPGRPHADAPVLPGGRGLSVVVNRSAGGPGGTLTRLVAEALPLARIVECAPDELDGALEEAADGCRALGVLGGDGTVNRAAAVAARRGLPLAVFPGGTLNHFARDVGVETVHDTCLALASGDAVRVDLGRFRPGPGGDARAGYFLNTFSLGVYPELVQVRERWAPRIGDWPAGVLAALRTLRGGHTMEAEVGGSRRPLWLLFAGNGVYQHVGPVPGRRNDLADGLLDVRVVHGGRGPGLRLLAAALSGPLSRSPFHAAVRLRKLRISGLAPGTPLAYDGEVSEAAEELVLDKVPEALVVYRPPTPEASAAALPPVVVGLRTSASSP from the coding sequence ATGTCCCACTCGGCCTCGCACCACGCCCGGAAAACCGGCCCGCATTCACTGGCGGCGCTGGTGTCCGACTGGGATCTCCGTGCCTTTCGGGCGATCGCGACCCGCCACTGGCCCGGCGCCGACCCACTGCTGCCCCGGCTGAGCCGCTGCGCCGACCACGGCCTGCTCTGGTTCGGCACGGCGGCCGGCATCGCCATGCTCGGGCGCGGCGCTCGGGCGCGGCGCGCGGCCGTACGCGGTGTGGCGTCGCTGGCCCTCGCCTCCGCGACGATCAACACGGTGGGCAAGCGGTCGGTGCGCCGGGCCCGGCCGCTGCTCGACGCCGTACCGCTCATGCGGCAGCTGAGGCACCAGCCGTTCACGACCTCCTTCCCCTCCGGGCACTCCGCATCGGCCGCGGCCTTCGCGGCCGGAGTGGCGATGGAGTCCCGCGGCTGGGGCGCGGCCGTCGCGCCCCTCGCGGCGGCGGTGGCGCTCTCCAGGGTCTACACGGGCGTGCACTATCCGGGCGACGTACTGGCGGGCGCGGCGCTGGGCGTGGGCGCGGCGCTCGCGGTGCGCGGGCTCGTCCCGACGCGCGACCAGTTGCCCCCGCCGGGCCGGCCGCACGCCGATGCGCCGGTGCTGCCGGGCGGCCGGGGCCTGTCCGTCGTCGTCAACCGCTCGGCGGGGGGACCGGGCGGCACGCTCACCCGTCTCGTCGCGGAGGCGCTGCCGCTCGCCCGGATCGTGGAGTGCGCGCCGGACGAGCTGGACGGCGCCCTGGAGGAGGCGGCCGACGGCTGCCGCGCCCTCGGCGTGCTGGGCGGCGACGGAACGGTCAACCGGGCCGCGGCCGTCGCCGCCCGCCGCGGCCTGCCGCTCGCCGTGTTCCCCGGCGGCACCCTGAACCACTTCGCCCGCGACGTCGGTGTGGAGACCGTGCACGACACCTGCCTGGCGCTGGCGTCGGGCGACGCCGTACGGGTCGACCTGGGCCGGTTCCGCCCCGGCCCCGGGGGCGACGCGCGGGCGGGGTACTTCCTCAACACCTTCAGCCTCGGCGTCTATCCGGAGCTCGTGCAGGTGCGCGAACGCTGGGCTCCGCGCATCGGCGACTGGCCCGCGGGGGTACTCGCGGCGCTGCGGACGCTGCGCGGGGGCCACACGATGGAGGCGGAGGTCGGCGGCAGCCGGCGCCCGCTGTGGCTGCTGTTCGCGGGCAACGGCGTCTACCAGCACGTCGGCCCGGTGCCCGGCCGCCGGAACGATCTCGCGGACGGGCTCCTCGACGTGCGCGTCGTGCACGGCGGCCGAGGCCCGGGGCTGCGGCTCCTCGCCGCCGCGCTCTCCGGCCCGCTGAGCCGCTCCCCCTTCCACGCGGCGGTGCGCCTCCGGAAGCTGCGGATCTCCGGGCTGGCTCCGGGCACGCCGCTCGCGTACGACGGCGAAGTGAGCGAAGCCGCGGAGGAGTTGGTCCTGGACAAGGTTCCGGAGGCGCTCGTCGTCTACCGTCCGCCGACGCCCGAAGCCTCTGCCGCGGCCCTTCCCCCGGTGGTGGTGGGCCTGCGGACCTCGGCATCATCACCGTGA